The genomic region TCATCCACACAACACTCATTAATGATACTAATCACTTTTATCTCTAATGGAGATCCTCATTAAGCCAAAGGAAGTGATGCCATTTGGAACGCAGTGGACTGAACTGGAGAGAAACTTcatgcaaagtgtgtgtgtcagaaagtgtgtgttggaAGCGCGCACGTGTCCGAGTTGTGGAAAGCGAAAGCGCGCGCTCGAGGCTCCCTATATAAAGCTGCAGAGCGGCTCTTCGCTCACACACCGAGAGGAAGATCTTAGAGAGAACACATCACTGAATCCGTCACTGACAGCCTTTATTTCTGTTcacatttatttacttcttattgttttattatgggtCTTATCTTCTCCGCCATTTTTTCACGTTTCATCAACAAGAAGGAGATGAGATTGCTGATGGGTGAGTGCATTCAGTCTGGAGGTTATTCtgtaaaataatacatataacTCAATTATAGAACTATGGATAGTTTAACCTCCTGCACCTATAAAGTAAAATCATTTCTCTCCTCCAAGTTGGTCTGGATGCAGCCGGAAAGACTACAGTCCTCTACAAACTCAAACTGGGGGAAGTCGTCACAACCATTCCTACTATTGGTAAGATTGTTATAAATActgttattagactgttattagactGGTCGACTAATGACATAGAATTAATCCGTAATATGtctttttgtgtctgttttattctgtaaatCAGGCTTTAACGTTGAGACGGTCGAGTACAAGATACTATCAGAACATCTCAGTGGGTTCATGATCAAATACAACattcatctacatttacattgaaACTTCACAGAACCACCTTCAGGTTATTTAAAGCACGTCTGGTTTAGATTAGAGACCTAAACTAATATCTAATGCCAGATTACTGTTAATATATTGTGTGTTGGTGCAGGGCCTCATCTTTGTGGTGGACAGCAGCGACCATGAACGCATCCAGGAAGCTGCATTAGAGCTGCAGATGATGGTAAATGAATCCTTCATTCTGTT from Hemibagrus wyckioides isolate EC202008001 linkage group LG21, SWU_Hwy_1.0, whole genome shotgun sequence harbors:
- the LOC131342369 gene encoding ADP-ribosylation factor 4-like, whose protein sequence is MGLIFSAIFSRFINKKEMRLLMVGLDAAGKTTVLYKLKLGEVVTTIPTIGFNVETVEYKILSEHLSGLLLIYCVLVQGLIFVVDSSDHERIQEAALELQMMLEDDELRDAVVLVLANKQDLPNAMPVQEMTKKLSLHAMKGRDWYIQSTCARNGAGLYEGLDWLSNQLSKR